One genomic region from Rosa rugosa chromosome 1, drRosRugo1.1, whole genome shotgun sequence encodes:
- the LOC133745141 gene encoding stress-induced protein KIN2-like — protein MADNSQKMSYHAGEAKGQAQEKANTMMDKAGNAAQSAKESMQNAGEQVQAKAQGAADAVKDATGMNK, from the exons ATGGCTGACAACTCCCAGAAGATGAGCTACCACGCTGGTGAGGCCAAGGGCCAAGCTCAG GAGAAGGCCAACACAATGATGGACAAAGCCGGGAATGCAGCGCAATCCGCCAAGGAATCAATGCAGAATGCAGGAGAACAGGTGCAGGCTAAGGCACAGGGAGCTGCTGACGCTGTCAAGGATGCCACTGGCATGAACAAATGA
- the LOC133733238 gene encoding F-box protein At5g65850-like gives MEISWTKEMSSGSHSSKDLPTAILLNILSRLPAKSLFRFQCVSKIFYKLVNDPSLAAMHLQHTDMIEEPPLVMVHSRSASKYSRLMLFRGWKYNGDSWTATSYDDSFSSGILSIETKYELEFASGGLLCFKDSSLSRGPALLCNPLRGEALELPPSNVNSLSRLNEWYGIGVDATTSTYKIVNIVFGIDPSRSSSYLTQVHVLGTSSWRRIPAVPPCGLSKQNAFAYGNTYWLIGQCILCFDFNEERFIWTSHPNLPSKRVLNLLNLRGSLAIVDATSVSVTEVEVWVLKSHDKKEWVKDYNIKLNVGPSYCYEWWPLNCFILVDDSRSRKSIVGVLHYNLGWGSRKRLRCGNGRVEVNSVPKIFSYTGSLISLKTYGNLLVEGSEAAQGIGTLLSGKAT, from the coding sequence ATGGAGATTTCATGGACCAAGGAAATGTCCAGCGGCAGCCACAGCTCAAAGGACCTCCCTACGGCGATCCTCCTCAACATCCTTTCTCGACTGCCAGCAAAATCTCTTTTTCGTTTCCAATGTGTCTCTAAGATTTTCTATAAGCTAGTCAACGACCCCTCTCTAGCTGCAATGCATCTTCAGCACACCGATATGATTGAGGAGCCACCTCTAGTCATGGTCCATTCTAGGTCTGCATCCAAATATTCCAGATTAATGCTGTTTCGAGGCTGGAAATACAATGGCGATAGTTGGACAGCAACAAGCTATGATGACAGTTTCTCTTCAGGTATTTTGTCCATTGAAACTAAATATGAGCTAGAGTTTGCTTCTGGTGGCTTGCTTTGCTTTAAGGACTCTAGTTTATCAAGAGGTCCAGCCCTATTATGCAATCCACTTAGGGGAGAAGCTCTAGAGCTCCCACCTTCTAATGTTAATTCACTATCCCGCTTGAATGAGTGGTACGGTATAGGAGTGGATGCCACTACCAGCACCTACAAGATTGTTAATATTGTTTTCGGGATTGATCCTAGCCGTTCCAGTTCATATTTGACCCAAGTTCATGTATTGGGGACAAGCTCTTGGCGACGAATACCCGCGGTTCCTCCTTGTGGTTTAAGTAAGCAGAATGCATTTGCATATGGAAACACATATTGGTTGATTGGACAATGTATACTATGTTTCGACTTCAATGAGGAGAGGTTCATATGGACTTCTCATCCCAACTTACCCTCCAAAAGGGTTCTTAACTTGCTTAATTTGAGAGGATCTCTGGCCATTGTTGATGCTACTTCAGTATCAGTTACCGAAGTTGAGGTATGGGTGTTGAAAAGTCATGATAAGAAAGAATGGGTGAAGGACTACAACATAAAACTCAATGTTGGTCCATCTTATTGTTATGAATGGTGGCCTCTCAATTGTTTTATTCTTGTTGATGACTCTAGGAGCAGAAAAAGCATTGTGGGTGTGCTCCATTACAATCTAGGGTGGGGTTCTAGGAAACGCTTGCGTTGTGGAAATGGAAGAGTTGAAGTGAATTCCGTCCCCAAGATCTTCAGTTACACCGGAAGCCTGATTTCTCTAAAAACATATGGTAATTTATTGGTAGAAGGATCAGAGGCAGCTCAGGGGATTGGAACTTTGTTATCTGGGAAAGCCACTTAG
- the LOC133733247 gene encoding uncharacterized protein LOC133733247, whose amino-acid sequence MSGEGYTTGTHASIMSFGEAYDGIHQLKRCKRLPARASSKFTDTSIDDLPDYLLVEVLCRLPDNKICLQCTSVCRRWCSLISDPHFIGRFLWLQRDLGSPIIRTLINHNAEEFPTKDVFQRLRSFLRLKEDPFVLATWNDLVLCCASKDDQHDYYICNPYTMQLVTLPPIPACHKFVPVGFICEPYYNYEEEDGDHRKEQKININGDYRCKVVRIVPSEITCFGITIQVFSSETGEWRESVVSTPGDLSSIVKENFTFDFLGVYQGFLRMCDYNFDNYWLLVWEMTEEEHEQLVVIGPGKCGLEHVKRYSLPPKMIPGDPDGHVELLTFDPNNGDILYLRINGEIVKCNIRTGKWSKMVGTNMLTDLYFFQLVLPWWPTPVPRLPDY is encoded by the exons ATGAGTGGTGAAGGTTACACTACTGGTACACATGCAAGTATAATGTCATTTGGAGAGGCCTATGATGGTATACATCAATTGAAAAGATGCAAAAGATTACCAGCAAGAGCATCATCAAAATTCACTGATACTAGTATCGATGATCTCCCTGATTACCTGTTGGTTGAAGTCCTATGTCGACTTCCTGACAATAAAATCTGCTTGCAATGCACATCTGTGTGCAGACGTTGGTGCTCTCTCATCTCTGATCCTCATTTTATTGGTCGCTTTCTTTGGCTCCAAAGGGATTTAGGGTCGCCAATAATTCGTACTTTGATAAACCACAATGCAGAGGAGTTCCCTACTAAAGATGTGTTTCAAAGACTCAGGAGTTTCCTCCGTCTGAAAGAAGATCCATTTGTACTAGCGACATGGAATGACTTGGTTTTGTGCTGTGCAAGCAAGGATGATCAACATGATTACTACATTTGCAATCCATACACCATGCAACTGGTTACTCTTCCTCCCATCCCTGCATGCCACAAATTTGTGCCAGTGGGATTCATATGCGAGCCCTACTATAATTATGAAGAGGAAGATGGTGATCATCGAAAAGAACAAAAGATCAATATTAATGGTGATTATAGGTGCAAGGTTGTGAGAATAGTTCCTTCAGAAATAACTTGTTTTGGCATTACCATTCAAGTATTCTCTTCTGAGACCGGGGAATGGAGAGAGTCAGTTGTATCAACACCAGGAGACCTTTCCTC TATTGTGAAGGAGAATTTCACATTTGATTTCTTAGGTGTGTACCAAGGATTTCTGCGCATGTGCGACTACAACTTTGACAATTATTGGCTGCTTGTTTGGGAGATGACTGAAGAAGAACATGAGCAGCTGGTTGTCATTGGACCTGGAAAATGTGGTTTGGAACATGTGAAACGTTATTCACTTCCCCCAAAAATGATTCCTGGTGATCCAGATGGGCATGTTGAATTGCTAACTTTTGACCCAAATAATGGTGATATCCTTTATCTACGCATAAATGGAGAAATCGTCAAGTGTAACATTCGTACAGGAAAGTGGTCAAAGATGGTTGGGACGAATATGCTAACTGATTTATACTTCTTCCAATTAGTGCTCCCGTGGTGGCCTACACCAGTTCCGAGACTACCAGATTATTAG
- the LOC133726212 gene encoding pentatricopeptide repeat-containing protein At3g02490, mitochondrial, with translation MRHPWQRLLLLRAHLRSSPHVFSQSSYSQVNSQSNLHSFSLFHTDTLHPKLPTLQPIFNYPLNPRNPISRSLSSEPALETKDSDHGVIAEIFSRPRDEIDIRKDLELNNVEFTHDFVLSVLKSLESSPDVARRVFDWVLLSEGKRLSSKSYNQMLCILGVNGVVKEFWELVYVMKKKGYGVSKWVHDRVLEKFEGDGLENDAEELRGVFASGSTDSSVAKVCSTVCKIVRNEVWSDDIERQIKELNVSFSSDVVKMVVENLKTEPTKALIFFRWVEEAGLLKHDQQTYNAVAMVLGRTDCRDRFWKVVDDMRSNGCELELNTYDKVLERFCKRGELKDAVDLYEFAMAGKKKPPVACCTFLLKKIVVGKELDMGLFSRVVRIYTESGNALTNSMLNAVLKSLISVGRLGECNKVFKVMEEGGLVASAGLQSIIAFRLGSAGKEDEASDFINIMQASGTDLNYKAWSSLIEGYCVAGDLEKASDCFQKMIEREGVASAGSAFELVVNAYCRKNRATDAYKFVSDLVSKRQLKPWQTTYKLLISKLLAQGEFRNALHILGLMKNDRFPPFIDPFIKHVSKSGTGDDTIAFLKMMASKEFPSTIVFLRVFEAYFKAGRRSEAQDFLSKCPGYIRNHADVLNLFCPGKSGEGAATKVVAA, from the coding sequence ATGAGACACCCATGGCAGCGTCTGCTTCTTCTCCGAGCTCACCTCCGTTCCTCGCCTCACGTGTTCTCACAGTCTTCTTACTCTCAGGTAAACTCCCAATCGAATCTCCATTCATTTTCGCTCTTCCACACTGACACTCTCCACCCAAAGCTTCCAACTTTACAGCCCATTTTCAATTACCCACTAAACCCTAGAAACCCCATTTCACGAAGCCTCTCGTCGGAGCCAGCACTTGAAACTAAAGACTCCGATCACGGGGTCatagctgaaattttctctAGGCCTAGGGATGAAATTGATATTAGGAAAGACTTGGAATTGAACAATGTAGAGTTTACCCATGACTTTGTTTTGAGTGTTTTGAAGAGCTTAGAATCGAGCCCTGATGTTGCGAGGAGGGTTTTCGATTGGGTTTTGTTATCTGAAGGTAAGAGATTGAGCTCGAAATCGTATAATCAGATGCTGTGTATTTTGGGTGTCAATGGGGTTGTGAAGGAGTTCTGGGAGTTGGTTTAtgttatgaagaagaaagggtatGGCGTGTCGAAATGGGTTCATGATAGGGTTTTAGAGAAATTTGAGGGGGATGGGTTGGAGAATGATGCCGAGGAATTGAGAGGGGTGTTTGCATCAGGGTCTACTGACAGTTCAGTAGCGAAGGTTTGTTCGACGGTGTGTAAGATTGTTAGAAATGAGGTGTGGAGTGATGATATTGAGAGGCAAATAAAGGAGTTGAATGTTTCATTTTCTAGTGATGTGGTTAAAATGGTGGTGGAGAATCTTAAAACAGAGCCAACAAAAGCACTGATCTTTTTTCGGTGGGTGGAGGAGGCTGGGTTGTTGAAGCATGATCAACAGACGTATAATGCAGTGGCAATGGTATTGGGAAGGACAGACTGTAGGGATAGGTTTTGGAAAGTAGTTGATGACATGAGGAGCAATGGGTGTGAACTGGAGTTGAACACGTATGATAAGGTTTTAGAGAGGTTTTGTAAGAGGGGGGAACTGAAAGATGCTGTGGACTTGTATGAGTTCGCAATGGCTGGTAAAAAAAAGCCTCCGGTGGCTTGTTGTACTTTCCTGTTGAAGAAAATAGTGGTTGGTAAGGAGCTGGACATGGGTTTATTTTCGAGGGTTGTGAGGATTTATACAGAGAgtgggaatgccttgacaaaTTCAATGCTCAATGCAGTCCTCAAGTCTTTGATCAGTGTTGGTAGACTTGGAGAGTGCAATAAGGTTTTCAAAGTAATGGAGGAAGGTGGGCTTGTAGCTAGTGCTGGTTTACAGAGTATAATTGCATTCAGGCTTGGTAGTGCTGGTAAAGAGGATGAGGCAAGTGACTTCATTAATATTATGCAAGCGTCTGGCACTGATCTGAATTACAAGGCATGGTCGTCCTTGATTGAGGGATATTGTGTAGCTGGTGATCTTGAGAAGGCCTCAGATTGTTTCCAAAAGATGATTGAAAGGGAGGGGGTTGCCTCTGCAGGTTCTGCTTTTGAATTGGTAGTCAATGCATATTGCAGAAAGAACAGGGCAACTGATGCATACAAGTTTGTCTCTGATTTGGTCAGTAAAAGGCAGCTCAAGCCATGGCAGACCACATACAAACTGTTGATTAGCAAGTTATTGGCTCAGGGTGAATTTAGAAACGCTCTGCATATTCTGGGTCTGATGAAAAATGATCGATTTCCTCCTTTTATTGATCCATTCATTAAGCATGTATCAAAGTCTGGAACTGGTGATGACACTATAGCTTTTCTGAAGATGATGGCTTCAAAGGAATTTCCATCCACCATTGTGTTTCTCCGAGTATTTGAAGCCTATTTTAAGGCTGGACGGCGTAGCGAAGCACAAGATTTCCTTTCAAAATGCCCGGGCTACATTCGTAATCATGCTGATGTACTGAACCTATTCTGTCCTGGAAAATCTGGAGAAGGTGCTGCAACCAAAGTTGTTGCTGCTTAG